The genomic interval GATGTTGATACTTACTGTCCTCCTGCAAAACAAGCAGACATGTTAAGAACCATTCTTTTATTCAACAAAGAAGCTCAAGCTGCTGTTGCAAGAGGTGGAGATATCAAGAAAATAGATGCTTTACCTGTTAAAGAAGAAATTGCAAGAATGAAATATATTCCTGCTGAAGAATTTGAAGCTAAAATCAAAGATATTAAAGCTAATGTTGTAGACCAAATGGGTGGTGTATAAATATGAATACTGATATTAAAACAAGAGAATACACTACAGTCACTGAAGTTTCTGGTCCTTTAATGGTTGTTGAAGGTGTTGAAGGTGTAGCTTACAACGAAATTGTAGACATCGAAACACCTAACGGAGAAAAAAGAAGTGGACAAGTATTAGAAGTTAGGAATGATGTAGCTGTTGTTCAAGTTTTTGAAGGTACAGATGATTTAAACACTAAAAATACTAAAACTAGATTCACTGGTAGAACTGCTAAAATCGGAGTTTCCAGAGATATGATGGGCCGTATCTTTAACGGTACTGGTAAACCTATTGACGGTGGTCCAGAAATAATTCCTGAAAAAGAATTGGATATTAACGGTAACCCTATGAACCCAACTTCAAGGGAATATCCTGCAGATTTCATCCAAACTGGTATTTCTACTATTGATGGAATGAACACTTTAGTAAGAGGTCAAAAACTTCCTATTTTCTCAGGATCTGGTTTACCTCACAATGAACTTGCAGCACAAATTGCAAGACAAGCTAAAGTAGTTGGTGAAGACACTGAATTTACCGTAATTTTCGGTGCAATGGGTATTACTCACGAGGAAGCTAACTTCTTTATGAGAGAATTTGAAAGAACAGGAGCACTTGAAAAAGTAACTGTATTCATGAACTTAGCAGATGATCCTGCTATTGAAAGGATTTTAACTCCTAAAATGGCTTTAACTACTGCAGAATACTTTGCTTTCGAATTAGGTATGCATGTACTTGTTATCTTAACCGATTTAACAAACTACTGTGAAGCATTAAGGGAAATTTCCGCTGCTAGGGACGAAGTACCTGGAAGAAGAGGTTATCCTGGATACATGTATACTGATTTAGCAGGTATATATGAAAGAGCAGGACGTATTCAAGGTAAAGAAGGTTCCATTACTCAAATGCCTATCTTAGTCATGCCTCAAGATGATATTACTCACCCTATTCCAGATTTAACTGGATATATTACAGAAGGACAAATTGTATTAAGTAGGGATTTACACAGGAAAGGTATTTACCCACCTGTAGATGTACTTCCATCATTATCTCGTTTAATGGGTGGAGGTATTGGTGAAGGTAAAACCAGACCTGACCATAGTGGTGTATCTGACCAAATGTATTCAGCTTATGCTGAAGGTCGTGATTTAAGAGATTTAGTAGCTGTAGTTGGTGAAGAAGCTCTTACAGACAGGGATAAAAGTTTCTTAGAATTTGCTCAACAATTTGAAGACAAATTCGTAACTCAATCCAAAGATGAAGATAGAAGCATTGAAGAAACTTTGGATCTTGGTTGGGACTTATTTAAAATCTTACCAAGAACTGAACTTAAACGTGTTAAAGACGAATTTATTGAAGAACACCTTAAAGATTAGATTTAAATTAATTTTTAAATCTTTGGTTCTATCCAACTTTTATAAAGGAGGATATTATGGCAGAAGAAATTTTAGAGGGTATTAATCCTACTCGTATGGAGTTACTCGCTCTTAAAAAACGTGAAAACCTTGCAGTTAAAGGTCACAGTCTTTTAAAAGAAAAACGTGATGCTTTAATCAAAGAGTTTTTTGATATTTTAGACAGAGTTAAAGGCGCTCGTTCCGATGTAGAAAAGATCCTCAAAGAAGCATATGAAGCTTTAACCTTAGCTCAAATTGAAATGGGTGATTTAGCTGTAGAAAAAACTGCTTTATCTGTTAAAGAATCAGTTGATGTAAAGGTTACATCAAGAAGTATTATGGGTGTTCCAGTTCCATTATGTGACACTACATTTGATTCAAGGGATTTAGTCAACCGTGGATATGGTTTCTCAGATACATCTGCTCAATTAGATATTGCTGCTGAAAAATTTGAACAGGCAGTAAAAATGATTATTGAATTAGGTGAAATTGAAAAAACTATCTACCTTTTAGCTGAGGAAATCGAATCAACTAAACGTCGTGTAAATGCTCTTGAACATATTATGATTCCAAAATTGGAAAACACTGTAAAATCTATTGATATGAGACTTCAAGAGATGGAAAGGGAAAATTTCGTTAGATTGAAAATGATTCGTGCTACTATCGAAGCAAATGAAGCAGAAGAAGCTGCTAAAAAAGCTGATAACCCAGCTTAGAAAAACAACATCTAGTATTTAAGATTTATTTAGATTGAAAAAAGGGTAGAATAATATTTTCTCTTATTTATCAACCCCTTTTTCTCTAATCTAGATATTCTTACTAGAATAAATCTTTTTTTATTAAAAAAAGATTTTCTTTTAAACTTTTTTTTATTAAAAGTTAAATTAATTAAAATAAGTGAGATTATGGAAAGAAATCCATTGGAAATGGCTATGCAGGATCCTGAAAAAAGGACTAAATTATATATTTGGATAAATATTGCAATGATTGGTGTAACATTTATTATGGTCTTTGGTGTTATTTTATTTATTTTAATTGCATTTGGAATTATTCATGCATAATTTAATACTTTTTAATTTTTAGGTTTTAAAACTGCTATTTTTTATTTATTTGATTGTTTTTTTGAATATATTTTTTAAAATAAGGATTTTTAATTATTATTATTTATGGGGTATTTTTAATTTTTAGGTTTTAAAACTGCTATTTTTTATTTATTTGAT from Methanobrevibacter boviskoreani JH1 carries:
- a CDS encoding ATP synthase subunit B — encoded protein: MNTDIKTREYTTVTEVSGPLMVVEGVEGVAYNEIVDIETPNGEKRSGQVLEVRNDVAVVQVFEGTDDLNTKNTKTRFTGRTAKIGVSRDMMGRIFNGTGKPIDGGPEIIPEKELDINGNPMNPTSREYPADFIQTGISTIDGMNTLVRGQKLPIFSGSGLPHNELAAQIARQAKVVGEDTEFTVIFGAMGITHEEANFFMREFERTGALEKVTVFMNLADDPAIERILTPKMALTTAEYFAFELGMHVLVILTDLTNYCEALREISAARDEVPGRRGYPGYMYTDLAGIYERAGRIQGKEGSITQMPILVMPQDDITHPIPDLTGYITEGQIVLSRDLHRKGIYPPVDVLPSLSRLMGGGIGEGKTRPDHSGVSDQMYSAYAEGRDLRDLVAVVGEEALTDRDKSFLEFAQQFEDKFVTQSKDEDRSIEETLDLGWDLFKILPRTELKRVKDEFIEEHLKD
- a CDS encoding V-type ATP synthase subunit D, which produces MAEEILEGINPTRMELLALKKRENLAVKGHSLLKEKRDALIKEFFDILDRVKGARSDVEKILKEAYEALTLAQIEMGDLAVEKTALSVKESVDVKVTSRSIMGVPVPLCDTTFDSRDLVNRGYGFSDTSAQLDIAAEKFEQAVKMIIELGEIEKTIYLLAEEIESTKRRVNALEHIMIPKLENTVKSIDMRLQEMERENFVRLKMIRATIEANEAEEAAKKADNPA